GATGGTCAGCGCGAGCATCCAGGCCTTGATGTTCACGAACTGCAGGGCCGCGCCTTGCCAGAAGCTGATGTTCATGCGCGAGGCGTCGGCCTCGGAGAGCTTGCCGCTGCCGCTGAGCTTGAACGCCAGCCACAGCAGATAGCCGATGCCGACCGCCTTCACGCCCCAGCGCAACGCGGGCACGGCCAGCAGCACGGCACCCAGGCCTGCGGCGCACAGCACCAGCAGCGCACACCAGCCCACCGGCACCGACAGCACGAAACGCATCGCCGGACGCATGCCGCGATTGGCTGCGAGCGCGGCCGACAGCGTGGTGTTCGGGCCGGGCGTGAAGCTCATGGCCGTGGCGAGAACCAGCAATGCGGTGAATTCGGCTAAAGGCATTGGTTTGGGTGATTGAAGTGTGTGGCTGGTAGGTCGCTGGCAAGTGGCGTGGATTCACTGTAGGATAAAAACCATTACAGTACCAATACAGTTTGCTCTACAAAAAAACGATCTGTATCGGTCAATTTGCCAATACAGATAAGCAGAGCGCTTTTTTGGTGCATTCCGCGCCTCACTGTTGGCGCTTCCCGCATTACACCGCCATGGCCCTCACTCGCACACCCGATCAGACCCTTACCGACCAGTTGGCCGAGCGCTTTGCCGAGCGCATCCGCACGCGGCTTTTGCCCGCCGGGGCCAAGCTGCCGTCGGTGCGGGCCTGCGCACATCAGCAGGGGGTGAGTGCGTATACGGTCGTCGCCGCCTACGACAAGCTGCTCGCGCAGGGGCTGATCGACGCGCGCCGCCAGCGCGGCTTTTTCGTGCGTGATGTGCTGCAGAAATCTCCGGCCCAGTCGCGCGGGGATCAACCTTCGGCCGATGAGGAACTGAGCGCGGTGGTCAATCCCGTGCCGCCGCTGGGCATGCGGCCCACGCGTTCGTCGGGCTCGCTGATCAACGCCACGTCTCTGATGCGCGGCATGTTCTATCAGGCATCGAACAAGCCACAGCCGGGCTCGGGCGTGCTGCCAGTGGCGTGGCTGGAAGAGGCGCGCTTCATGCCTGCGGCAGTGCGCAAGATCACCACCATCGAGACGCTGCGTGCGGGCTCGCTCAGCTACGGCGAGCCCCTGGGCGATTCGGGTCTGCGGTCGGTATTGGCGCAGCGGCTGGCAGACATCAACATCACCGCCTCGCCCAACCAGATCATGACGACGGTGGGCGCGACACATGCGCTCGACATCGTCAGCCGCACGGTGCTCAAGGCGGGTGATCCGGTGATGGTGGAGGAGCCCGGTTGGTCGCTTGAATATGCGCGGCTCGATGCGCTCGGCATGCGTGTGCTGCCCGTGCCGCGCGGCCCGGACGGGCCCGATCTGGACGTGATGGCGCATTACTGCGAGACCTACGCGCCCAAGCTCTACGTGAGCGTGAGCGTGCTGCACAACCCCACGGGCTACAGCCTGTCGCCGGGCAGCGCGCACCAGATATTGCAACTGGCCGAACGCTTCAACTTCTACATCGTGGAGGACGACACCTACGGCCACATCGCGCCCGAACACGCCACGCGGCTGTCGAGTCTGGATGGGCTGCAGCGCACGATCTACGTGAACGGCTTCGCCAAGATCCTCGCGCCCAACTGGCGCATTGGTTACGCAGCCGCGCCGCCCGAGCTGGTGGAGCGGCTGCTCGACACCAAGCTGCTGTCCACGCTGACCACGCCCAGCATTCTGGAGAAGGCGCTGGCGCTGTGCATCGAGCAGGGCCAACTGCGTCGCCACGCGGAGCGCATGCGTCTGCGCATTGCCACGGCGCGCTCGCGCAGCGTGCAACTGGCGCTGGAGGCGGGCTGCCAATTCGTGGCCGAGCCCAGCGGCATGTTCGGCTGGGTGGAAACCGGCGTGGACACCGACATGCTCGCGCAGCGCATGCTCGACGAGGGCTATCTGATTGCGCCGGGTGCGCTGTTCCACGCGACGCGCAGACCCTGCACGCTCATGCGCATCAACTTTGCGAACACGCTGGAGCCGCAGTTCTGGAGAGTCTGGAAGCGCGTGGTGGCCGAGAGCCAGGCGCGAGGGTGAACCCCTACGGTATTGGGTAAATCCCGATCCGAAAGATTGTTAACGACAAGCATTAAAAATAACAAACGGATTCATTTGGTTTATCTTCAGAACGTCGGATGTTCATGGACCGCGTCTTTGTGGGTGAGAGGGGTTGTACAGGGGCGCACGACGGAATGAACCCGAGAGAGAAGTCCTGTTTGTATTTACAGTTACTTGCGAGCGACAATTTGCGATAGTGAGAAGCCGTTATCATCCCATTTACATTCTGAAATGCGGGCGGTACTGTCCAGCAATGGACGTGGCAAGAACTGACACAAGGTGGTGGCCTCAGCACATGGAGAAACAATGCAATCTACGCTGACAAGCTCTGGTGACCCTGCAGTCCGCGTGTCGGTGATGACGGTTGCCGAGCTGCAGGATTCGCTGCTGATGGTGATGCACGATCTCCACCGACTGGAAGGGCTGCTGGGCGACGCGACGGACAATCTGCTGCAACGCTTTGGCGAGGCCAACGGCCTGCTGACCGACGATGTGGTGGCGCAGTCGGCGCAATCGCAGCAACTCGAACAGGCCCGTGCCGCGCTGCGCAGTGCCGTCACCGAGCTGCAGTTTCACGACATGGCCACGCAGCTGATCACCCACACCACCAAGGTGGTGCGCTCCTGCGCTTTTCAGCTGGGTGCCGAGGCCATGGGCTCTTCGGAAGCGGAAGAGGCCGCAGCGCCGCCCGATGCCGCGCCGGGTCGCCCCAATCCGGTGACCCAGAGCGAAATGGCAGCGGGCTCCATCGAGCTGTTCTGAACGCCGCACCCCCGCAGTTCCAAGCACTGAATATTGAACAGATAAAGTTAGATAAAGGTTTCATTCACATGCCATCCATTCTTGCTGTTGATGACTCGCCCTCCATGCGCAAAATGGTGTCGTTCACGCTGACCGGCGCGGGCTACCATGTGGTGGAAGCGGTGGACGGGCAGGACGCGCTCGAGAAGGCAGACGTGCACGACATCGATCTGGTGCTGGCCGACCAGAACATGCCACGCCTTGACGGCGTCGGTCTCACGCGCAAGCTGCGCGAACACCCCAAGTTCAAGACCACGCCCATCCTGATCCTGACCACCGAGTCGAGCGAGCAGATGAAGCAGGCGGGCCGTGCGGCCGGGGCGACCGGATGGCTGGTCAAACCGTTCGATCCCAACCGCCTGATCGAAGTGATTCAAAAGGTCCTGCGCTAAAACCGCAGCCGCTGCTGGCTGGCACGCACACTTGGAGAACCGCATGGCCGACACTCACCCAGAGGGCCCGGGCGCAACAGGCGCAGGAGCGCATTTCGACCTCAGTCAGTTCTACCAGATCTTCTTTGATGAGGCGGCCGAGAACCTCGATCAAATGGAGCACATGCTGCTGCATGTCGATCTGGCGAATGCCAACGACGAGCAGCTCAACGCCATCTTCCGCTGCGCGCATTCGATCAAGGGCGGCGCGGCCACCTTCGGCTTTGCCGACATCGCCGAACTCACGCACCAGATGGAGTCGCTGCTCGACCGCGTGCGTCGGCGCGAATTGCTGCTGTCGCCGGAACTGGTCGATGTGCTGCTCGATGCGGCAGACCTGTCGCGCTCCTTGCTCGCACGCCATCAGGATGAGGAATCCGCCGAGCCACCGGCCACGGGCGATCTCGTGCGCCGCATCAGCGATCTGATGACGGGTGGACATCGGGGCCCTGCGGGAAATGGTTCAGGCCACGTTGATGTCAGTGGTGCTTTGGGCGTGGCGCAGTCCGATGAGACCAGCGCTGCGCAAGCGCTGGCCCGCCCGCTGCGCCGACTGTCGCTGCGCATCGGTCCCATGTCGAATGCCGAAACCGCCGACGAAGTGGCCGACCTGCTCTGCAGCATGCCCAACGTGCAGCAGCTCGATGAACTGCCGGTGCTCCAGGCCAACGTGCGCGCCATCGTGGTCGAGACCGCGCTGACCGACGACGAACTGCGCGATCTGCTGGCGTTTCATGTGTCGACGGAGCAATTGGGCATCGACGTCGAGGCGATCATCGAGCCACCTGCTGCAGCGGTGATGGCTGTGATGGCGGTGGCGGAGACTGCCGAAAGCAGCAACGCAACCGATCCCCTCGAAGACGAATTCTTCGGGCTCTTCAGCGGTGCGCCGGGCCTGCCTGCCGATCTGCAGGCAGAGGCCGACATGGCCGCAGCACAGGCCCCGGTGGCGCTGCCTGCGGGCTTCGAGCACAAGTCCAGCACGGCTGCGCATGTCGAGGCTGCCACCATCCGCGTGGGTGTGAGCAAGGTGGATCAGCTCATCAATCTGGTGGGCGAACTGGTGATCACGCAGGCCATGCTGGCGCAGAACAGCCGCGATCTCGATCCGCGCCTGCATCAGCATCTGCTGTCGGGGCTGGCCGATCTGGAGCGCAACACGCGGGAACTGCAGGAATCGGTGATGTCGATCCGCATGATTCCCATGTCGGTCGTGTTCAACCGCTTTCCGCGCATGCTGCGCGACCTGGCGCTCAAGTGCGGCAAGAACGTCGAACTGGTCACGCAGGGCGAGGCGACCGAGCTCGACAAGAGCATGGTCGAGAAGATCACCGATCCACTCACGCATCTGGTGCGCAACAGCTGCGATCACGGCATCGAAACGCCGGCCGAGCGCGTGGCGGCGGGCAAGCCCGAGCATGGAACGATCACGCTGTCGGCATCGCATCAGGGTGGCTCGGTGATGATCGAAGTCCACGATGACGGGCGCGGCTTCTCTCGCGAAAAAATCCTGCGCAAGGCGCGCGAGCGGGGGCTGCCCGTGTCCGACGAGATGAGCGATCAGGATGTCTGGGCGCTGGTGTTCGAGCCCGGCTTTTCCACCGCCGATGTGGTCACCGACATTTCGGGGCGCGGCGTGGGCATGGATGTGGTCAAGCGCAGCATCATGGCGTTGGGCGGCAGCGTGGAGCTCGATTCCGCAGAAGGTTATGGCACGCGCATTTCGGTGCGCCTGCCGCTCACGCTCGCCATCATGGATGGCATGTCGGTGGCGGTGGGCGACGAGGTCTACATCTTGCCGCTGTCATCGGTGGTCGAGTCCTTTCAGGTGACGCCCACCAGCGTGAAGACGGTGACTCAGGGCTCGACGCTGGTGCAGGTGCGAGACGAATACATGCCGGTGGTCGAACTGGACAAGCTGTTCGAGGTGCCGCGCAATCCGCACAGCGTGGCGCGCCATGCCGACATCATGGTGGTGGTCGAAGTGGAAGACAGCCGCGCTGCCCTGCGGGTCGACGAACTGCTGGGCCAGCACCAGGTGGTGGTGAAAAACCTCGAGACCAACTACCGCAAGATTCCCAACGTGTCCGGCGCGACGATTCTGGGAGACGGTTCGGTGGCGCTGATTCTGGATGCCGTGGCCATCGTGCGGCGCGCGCGCGGAACGCGTTCGCTAGTGCAGGAACTGGGAGAGCTGGCATGAACGAGCGATTCTTGCAGGAGTCCGGCAAGGCGGTGCAGGGCAAGGAGTACCTGACCTTTCGCATCGCGCAGGAAGAATACGGCATCGACATCCTCAAGGTGCGTGAGATCCGCCGCTACGAATCGCCCACGCGCATTGCCCGCACACCCGCGTTCATCAAGGGCGTGGTGAACCTGCGAGGCACCATCGTGCCCATCGTCGATCTGCGCATGCGGCTGCATCAGGACTGCGCGCCGCAGTATGGCGAGTTCACCGTGGTCGTCATCCTGAATCTGCTGGACCGGGTGGTTGGCATCGTGGTCGATTCGGTCAGCGATGTGCTGCACCTTCAGCCCGAAGACATCAGCAGCGTGCCCGAGTTCGAATGCACCATCGACCACGATTGCATCGAGGGCCTGGGAAGCGTGGCCGGGCGCATGCTGATCCTGCTGGCCATCGAGAAGCTGATGTCCAACGTCGACATGGGGCTGGTCCCCGCAGATGCTTGAGCGCGAGGCCGAAACAGACGCCATGAACACCGTCACCGATCCCCTGTCGCCCGACGGCCCGCGCACCACGCGGCGTCGGCGCAGCGTGCATGCGGTGGATGCCGACTTGCCGGATGCCGAGGATGGCACGCGCGAATTCGTCTGGACGCAGGATGATTTCGAGCGCATCCGCGCATTGATTCACGCGCGTGCCGGCATCCATCTGCACAACGGCAAACAGGCCATGGCCTACAGCCGGGTGGCGCGGCGTCTGCGCGAGACCGGGCACAAGAGTTTCAACGACTATCTGAACTGGCTGGAGCATCAGGACGACGATGCGCAGTGGCAGGAATTCGTGAACGTGCTGACCACGAACCTCACAGCCTTCTTTCGCGAACCGCATCACTTCGACGTGCTCGCCACGTGGTTTGCGCAGCATCCGAAAGGCCCATGGCATATCTGGAGCTGCGCCGCATCGACGGGCGAGGAACCATATTCCATCGTGATGACGGCCATGGAGACTTTGGGTTCGCTGGCCTCGCAGTTGAAAGTGACAGCCAGCGACATCGACTCGCGCGTGCTGGCCCGTGCGGAGCAAGGCGTGTACCGGGACGATCAACTCAAGGGCTTGAGCCAGGAGCGGCTGCACCATTTCTTTTTGCGCGGCACGGGTGTGAATTCGGGGCTGGTGCGTGTGCGACCGCCGTTGCAGCAGGCCGTGGAGTTCAAGCAGATCAATCTGATGGATGAGAACTGGCCGTTCCAGAGCCCGCTCGACGCGGTGTTCTGCCGCAACGTGATGATCTATTTCGACGCGAAAACCCAGCGGCGGGTGCTGGAGCGACTGCATCAGGTGATCCAGCCCGGTGGTCTGCTTTTCGTCGGACATGCCGAGCATTTCAGCGACGTCAGGGACTTGTTCGTCCTGCGTGGCAAGACCGTGTACGAGCGCATATGACTCCAAGGCAGGCTCCCTCCAACGCGTCATCCGCAGGCACGCTCGCGAGCAGCGCGGACGATGCGCAACCGACCTCGCGTGCGCGCGGACCGCTCGACGTGACGCTGGAGCAGCTCAAGGCCAGACCCGTGCGGACGGGCCAGGCGTCGTTCTACTTTTTCGACAACCACTTTCAGCACAACGCGGTCAAAGTGCTCCCCGGGGAGTATTTCGTGACCAACGAGAATGTGATGCTGATCACCGTGCTCGGCTCCTGCATTTCCGCCTGTCTGTGGGATGGGCGCGCGGGGGTGGGCGGCATGAATCACTTCATGCTGCCGGTGGGGGACTCCACCGATCTCTCGGGACGCTACGGATCGTATGCGATGGAATTGCTGATCAACGAAATGATGAAGCTGGGCGCGCGCCGCGAGTTCATGCAAGCCAAGATTTTTGGTGGCGCGCAGGTGATTCACGGCTTCACCAACATGAACGTGGGCGAGCGCAACACGGAATTTGTGCGCGAGTATCTGCGCACCGAGCGCATCCCCGTGGTGTCGGAAGACGTGCTGGACATTCATCCGCGCAAGGTGGTGTTCTTCGCGCCCTCCGGCAAGGCCATGGTCAAGCGTCTTGCGCACACGCACCAGGAAGCATTGGTGGCGCAGGAAGCGCGCGCCAATGCGGCATCCGTGGCGCGTGCGACGCGTGGTGGTTCGGTGGATCTTTTCGGACAGCGAAAGGGCTGATCGCATGTCAGTCAAAACGCGTGTTCTGGTGGTGGATGATTCGGCGCTGGTTCGAAATCTGCTCAAGGAAATCATCAACCACCAGCACGACATGGAGTGCATCGGCACAGCCAACGATGCGCTGGCCGCGCGCGAGATGATCCGCGATCTGAATCCGGACGTCATCACGCTGGACGTGGAAATGCCGCACATGGACGGCATCGACTTTCTCGGTCGCCTCATGCGCCTTCGTCCCATGCCGGTGCTGATGATTTCCACGCTCACCGAACATGGTGCGGACGTCACCTTGAAAGCGCTGGAGTTGGGCGCGGTCGATTTCGTGGCCAAGCCGCGCCTGGGCATCGAAAACGGCTTGCTCGAACTGGCGCAGCAGATCGTGGAGAAGATCCGCATTGCAGCGCACGCGCAGGTCAAACGGCTGCCTTCGCTGACGCTTGAATCGGTCAAGCGCCTGCGGGCGCTCAACGGCGCATCCAGCGAACGTCCGCTGCAGACCACACAGCCCTTGCGACTGCCATCTCCGCTGCTCAGCGACAAGCTGATCTGCATTGGCGCATCGACCGGCGGAACGGAGGCGGTGCGCGAGGTGCTGGCGTACATGCCCGCAGACGCACCTCCCATCGTCATCGTGCAGCACATGCCCGCCGGGTTCACCGCCAGCTTTGCAGCGCGGCTCAACGAATTGAGCACGGTGTCCGTGACTGAAGCCATGCACGGCGAACCGCTGTTGCCCGGTCACGCCTACATCGCGCCAGGCGGCAAGCATTTTGCGGTCGTGCGGCGCGTGGGGCGCTACATGGCGTCGATCTTCGATGGCGATACCGTCAATCGCCACAAGCCGTCGGTGGATGTGCTGTTCCGTTCGGTCGCGTCATCGGCCGGGCCGAATGCCATCGGCATCATGCTGACCGGCATGGGCAGCGATGGCGCATCCGCAATGCGCGAGATGAAGGCGGCGGGCAGCTACAACTACGCGCAGGATCAGGCGACCTGCGTGGTGTTCGGCATGCCGCGCGAGGCGATTGCGCATGGAGCGGTGGACTCGGTCCTGCCGCTCTCGCAGATCGGCCCCGCCGTGCTGGCACGACTGCGAAAGAGCATCGCGCCAAGCATGCTGCTTGATGAGCCGCCTTATTGATCGATCGACGGATCGACCAATGGGCTGATTGACCGTCAGGCCGACAGCTCGGACCAGCGCTCCAGCGCCTGCATCAACTGCGCTTCGATTTCACCATCTCGCGCATGCAGCACTGCAGCGCGAGCGCCATCGCGGGAGTACAGCGTGCCATCGGCGAGCTCGTCCTGAATCGACTTCTGCTCGGTTTCCAGCGCCTCGATCTGCGCAGGCAACTGGTCCAGCTCGCGCTGTTCCTTGTAGCTGAGTTTGCGCTTGGGGGCGAGGGCGCTGCTGGCCTTGCTGGCGTCAGGCTCGGCGGCGGATGCCTCCTGCTTTTTGGCGCCCTTCTTGGGCGCAGCCGCAGCGGCAGCCAGATCGCGACGGCGACGTGACTGGGTCAGCCAATCTTCCACGCTGCCTTCGTATTCGGTCCACACTCCTGAATCTTCATAAGCGATGGTGCTGGTCACCACGTTGTCGAGGAACTGGCGATCATGGCTCACGAGGAACACTGTGCCGTCGTAGGTCTGCAGCAGTTCTTCGAGCAGCTCCAGCGTGTCGATGTCGAGGTCGTTGGTCGGCTCGTCCAGCACCAGCACGTTCGCAGGGCGCGCAAACAGACGCGCCAGCAGCAGCCGGTTGCGCTCGCCACCGGAGAGCGACCGCACGGGCGAGTGCGCACGGGCAGGCGAGAACAGGAAGTCGCCCAGATAGCTCTTCACATGCTTGCGCTGGTTGCCGATCTCGATCCATTCGCTGCCGGGGCTGATGAAGTCTTCCAGCGTCGCATCCAGGTTGATGGCCTGTCGCATCTGGTCGAAGTACGCGATCTGCAGATTGTTGCCTCGGCGAATGGTGCCCGTGTCCGGTTCCATTTCTCCCAGAATCATGCGCAGCAGCGTCGTCTTGCCGGCGCCGTTCGGGCCGATCAGGCCGACCTTGTCGCCACGCAGAATCGTCGAGGTGAAATCCTTCACGATCTGCTTGTCGCCAAACGACTTGCCCACATCGGTCATCTCGGCAACGATCTTGCCCTGATAGCTGTTCTGGCCGCCGGATGCGACATCCATCTTCACGCTGCCCAGCGCTTCACGACGCGCCTCGCGATTGGCGCGCATGTTCTCAAGGCGCGTGATGCGGCCTTGCGCACGTGTGCGGCGCGCTTCCACGCCTTTGCGAATCCAGACTTCTTCCTGTGCGAGCAGCTTGTCTGCCTTGGCGTTGATGACGGCTTCCTGCGCGAGCTGTTCTTCCTTTTGCGTCACGTAAGCGGCGAAGTTGCCGGGATAGGAGCGCAGTTGGCCGCGATCCAGCTCCACGATGCGGGTGGCGACGCGGTCAAGAAACGCACGGTCGTGGGTGATGGTGATGAGACTGCCCTTGAAGTCGATCAACAGATCTTCCAGCCAGGCGATGGAGTCGAGGTCCAGGTGATTGGTCGGCTCATCGAGCAGCAGCACATCGGGCTTGGCGACGAGCGCTTGCGCCAGCGCCACGCGCTTCTTCGTGCCGCCCGACAAAGTGGAAATGCGTGCCGTGGCATCCAGATGCAGGCGGTGCAGCGTTTCTTCCACGCGTTGCTCCCAGTTCCAGCCGTCATGCGCCTCGATCTTGGATTGCAGCGCATCCAGATCGACGCCCGCAGCACCGGAGAAATACTGCTCGCGCCATTCGAGCACGTTCCCCAGTCCTTCGGACGCCGCCTCGAAGATGGTGGCTTCGGGATTCAAATCGGGTTCCTGCGCCACGTAGGTGGTGCGAAGGCCTTGCTGCACATGCAGCGTGCCGTCGTCCGCCTTGGCGGTGCTGGCCAGAATCTTGAGCAGCGAGGATTTGCCCGCGCCATTGCGGCCAATCAGGCCAACGCGCTCGGAGGTCTCCAGTGCAAA
This genomic stretch from Diaphorobacter sp. HDW4B harbors:
- a CDS encoding chemotaxis response regulator protein-glutamate methylesterase, with translation MSVKTRVLVVDDSALVRNLLKEIINHQHDMECIGTANDALAAREMIRDLNPDVITLDVEMPHMDGIDFLGRLMRLRPMPVLMISTLTEHGADVTLKALELGAVDFVAKPRLGIENGLLELAQQIVEKIRIAAHAQVKRLPSLTLESVKRLRALNGASSERPLQTTQPLRLPSPLLSDKLICIGASTGGTEAVREVLAYMPADAPPIVIVQHMPAGFTASFAARLNELSTVSVTEAMHGEPLLPGHAYIAPGGKHFAVVRRVGRYMASIFDGDTVNRHKPSVDVLFRSVASSAGPNAIGIMLTGMGSDGASAMREMKAAGSYNYAQDQATCVVFGMPREAIAHGAVDSVLPLSQIGPAVLARLRKSIAPSMLLDEPPY
- a CDS encoding chemotaxis protein CheW gives rise to the protein MNERFLQESGKAVQGKEYLTFRIAQEEYGIDILKVREIRRYESPTRIARTPAFIKGVVNLRGTIVPIVDLRMRLHQDCAPQYGEFTVVVILNLLDRVVGIVVDSVSDVLHLQPEDISSVPEFECTIDHDCIEGLGSVAGRMLILLAIEKLMSNVDMGLVPADA
- a CDS encoding ATP-binding cassette domain-containing protein, with product MALITLLDAQLAFGHVALLDHADFALETSERVGLIGRNGAGKSSLLKILASTAKADDGTLHVQQGLRTTYVAQEPDLNPEATIFEAASEGLGNVLEWREQYFSGAAGVDLDALQSKIEAHDGWNWEQRVEETLHRLHLDATARISTLSGGTKKRVALAQALVAKPDVLLLDEPTNHLDLDSIAWLEDLLIDFKGSLITITHDRAFLDRVATRIVELDRGQLRSYPGNFAAYVTQKEEQLAQEAVINAKADKLLAQEEVWIRKGVEARRTRAQGRITRLENMRANREARREALGSVKMDVASGGQNSYQGKIVAEMTDVGKSFGDKQIVKDFTSTILRGDKVGLIGPNGAGKTTLLRMILGEMEPDTGTIRRGNNLQIAYFDQMRQAINLDATLEDFISPGSEWIEIGNQRKHVKSYLGDFLFSPARAHSPVRSLSGGERNRLLLARLFARPANVLVLDEPTNDLDIDTLELLEELLQTYDGTVFLVSHDRQFLDNVVTSTIAYEDSGVWTEYEGSVEDWLTQSRRRRDLAAAAAAPKKGAKKQEASAAEPDASKASSALAPKRKLSYKEQRELDQLPAQIEALETEQKSIQDELADGTLYSRDGARAAVLHARDGEIEAQLMQALERWSELSA
- a CDS encoding response regulator, with translation MPSILAVDDSPSMRKMVSFTLTGAGYHVVEAVDGQDALEKADVHDIDLVLADQNMPRLDGVGLTRKLREHPKFKTTPILILTTESSEQMKQAGRAAGATGWLVKPFDPNRLIEVIQKVLR
- a CDS encoding LysE family translocator, whose product is MPLAEFTALLVLATAMSFTPGPNTTLSAALAANRGMRPAMRFVLSVPVGWCALLVLCAAGLGAVLLAVPALRWGVKAVGIGYLLWLAFKLSGSGKLSEADASRMNISFWQGAALQFVNIKAWMLALTIVGSWIIGREDGLQRLAIVVPVMAFFAFSSNLLYASIGALLRNWLAFGSRLLWFNRFMALILVLTAYWMLGT
- a CDS encoding chemotaxis protein CheA, with translation MADTHPEGPGATGAGAHFDLSQFYQIFFDEAAENLDQMEHMLLHVDLANANDEQLNAIFRCAHSIKGGAATFGFADIAELTHQMESLLDRVRRRELLLSPELVDVLLDAADLSRSLLARHQDEESAEPPATGDLVRRISDLMTGGHRGPAGNGSGHVDVSGALGVAQSDETSAAQALARPLRRLSLRIGPMSNAETADEVADLLCSMPNVQQLDELPVLQANVRAIVVETALTDDELRDLLAFHVSTEQLGIDVEAIIEPPAAAVMAVMAVAETAESSNATDPLEDEFFGLFSGAPGLPADLQAEADMAAAQAPVALPAGFEHKSSTAAHVEAATIRVGVSKVDQLINLVGELVITQAMLAQNSRDLDPRLHQHLLSGLADLERNTRELQESVMSIRMIPMSVVFNRFPRMLRDLALKCGKNVELVTQGEATELDKSMVEKITDPLTHLVRNSCDHGIETPAERVAAGKPEHGTITLSASHQGGSVMIEVHDDGRGFSREKILRKARERGLPVSDEMSDQDVWALVFEPGFSTADVVTDISGRGVGMDVVKRSIMALGGSVELDSAEGYGTRISVRLPLTLAIMDGMSVAVGDEVYILPLSSVVESFQVTPTSVKTVTQGSTLVQVRDEYMPVVELDKLFEVPRNPHSVARHADIMVVVEVEDSRAALRVDELLGQHQVVVKNLETNYRKIPNVSGATILGDGSVALILDAVAIVRRARGTRSLVQELGELA
- the cheD gene encoding chemoreceptor glutamine deamidase CheD is translated as MTPRQAPSNASSAGTLASSADDAQPTSRARGPLDVTLEQLKARPVRTGQASFYFFDNHFQHNAVKVLPGEYFVTNENVMLITVLGSCISACLWDGRAGVGGMNHFMLPVGDSTDLSGRYGSYAMELLINEMMKLGARREFMQAKIFGGAQVIHGFTNMNVGERNTEFVREYLRTERIPVVSEDVLDIHPRKVVFFAPSGKAMVKRLAHTHQEALVAQEARANAASVARATRGGSVDLFGQRKG
- a CDS encoding CheR family methyltransferase encodes the protein MNTVTDPLSPDGPRTTRRRRSVHAVDADLPDAEDGTREFVWTQDDFERIRALIHARAGIHLHNGKQAMAYSRVARRLRETGHKSFNDYLNWLEHQDDDAQWQEFVNVLTTNLTAFFREPHHFDVLATWFAQHPKGPWHIWSCAASTGEEPYSIVMTAMETLGSLASQLKVTASDIDSRVLARAEQGVYRDDQLKGLSQERLHHFFLRGTGVNSGLVRVRPPLQQAVEFKQINLMDENWPFQSPLDAVFCRNVMIYFDAKTQRRVLERLHQVIQPGGLLFVGHAEHFSDVRDLFVLRGKTVYERI
- a CDS encoding PLP-dependent aminotransferase family protein, with amino-acid sequence MALTRTPDQTLTDQLAERFAERIRTRLLPAGAKLPSVRACAHQQGVSAYTVVAAYDKLLAQGLIDARRQRGFFVRDVLQKSPAQSRGDQPSADEELSAVVNPVPPLGMRPTRSSGSLINATSLMRGMFYQASNKPQPGSGVLPVAWLEEARFMPAAVRKITTIETLRAGSLSYGEPLGDSGLRSVLAQRLADINITASPNQIMTTVGATHALDIVSRTVLKAGDPVMVEEPGWSLEYARLDALGMRVLPVPRGPDGPDLDVMAHYCETYAPKLYVSVSVLHNPTGYSLSPGSAHQILQLAERFNFYIVEDDTYGHIAPEHATRLSSLDGLQRTIYVNGFAKILAPNWRIGYAAAPPELVERLLDTKLLSTLTTPSILEKALALCIEQGQLRRHAERMRLRIATARSRSVQLALEAGCQFVAEPSGMFGWVETGVDTDMLAQRMLDEGYLIAPGALFHATRRPCTLMRINFANTLEPQFWRVWKRVVAESQARG